The nucleotide sequence TCTGAATTGGAAAGGTTACACAGTTTTACTCAGCATTTCAGAGCATCTGTATTGTGCAATAGACTACTTGATGGGGAATGAAACCAATCGCCAATGTTCGGGCTATATGTATCTGCAGCTTTGTAGGTTCTATTGtgaaaaaggtaaacaactcctgtgcaTAAAGCTCCCATAGTGGATGGGGTTGGAGACAAGTACGTAGACCTTATCCCACAGAATATGTGAATAAGCCGTTTtcagaattgaacttgtgagatctaggttgcaccactgcaactctaccactgggcctcATGTTCGCttataaaaataaacaactcccgtgcacacgATTACCGCAGTGGACGGGGTCGGGAACAGGCAGGATGTATGCAAACCTTATCGTCGCATAATCTGTAAAGAGGCTATTTCCcagaattgaacctatgacctctaggttgtatcattacaactctaccactgagttCTATATGGTGGTAATACAACAATACTACTAGCCCCAGCAGAgaatattatgaatttttatcCAAAAATAACATTCTATCATATATCCCAATGCACATAATGCTACGAGCCTATAAGCACTTCTACTACTTTGGAGTTTACTGGTCCAGATACCTAGAGATCGAAAGGTAATGGTTATACCTTGGGTTGAGAGAAAGCTAATCGTTTGATTTTTGAGAAGTGCTTTGAGGAACCCCCTTCAACAACATACGATGCCAAGGTGAAAGGAGCCCCAACAAAACCCAGCACTGCAGCTTTATTATCTACCTGTCAAGGTAGAAATTAAGATTGAGTATACCCTAGGGTCAACAAAGGAAAATGTAGAAACACAGAGTTCACCTTCTGCATACTTTCAAAATGAATGCCTCAAATGTGtacatataaattaaaaaaaggcaTAAAACCAAAGGCAACAATCGCAAACGCCACATTATTGAGACAGTGAGATTTAAGCCCAATGTAAGACTATATCATCATCACCAAATAAAGGCTAACTCATAAATCAGAAGAAAATATCATAGTgtattaaacaaaaataaaaataaatgtaaatttCTGAAGAACAAAATTTGATACCCTTCTATCTCCTTCTGCATAacacaaaattaaacaaatcatGGTTCAATTGGTGCAGTAAAAACAGTTAATATATCAATTATTCGCAACGTCCCATAATCTATTAATGCAGCTATTAGGAATTCAAACCGATCAAGCATGATGATAAAATACCAACACTCGAAGTAAATGACTAGAGAAGAATGCTTTTAGACAGTAATTACTAGAGAAGGATGCTTTCTTAGAAAATTAATATACACGCGAACAGATACACAGACGAGAAGAATGGGTCAGTAAGACATTGCAAAGACAGATTAAAATGGAAACAAGCACAATTGGACCTCCTTTCGCAAGATTGTCAATGCCTTCCCAACATAAGGAACTGACTCCTCAGGGACAAACTCTTTTACTTGATCAACATCAGAAGCTGTTTGTAGAGGATTAAATATTACAGGACCCTTGCCTTTCACAATGTCAAAAGGTATATTCATCCCAGAAAGAGGGGTGAGAATATCTGAAAACAGAATGACCTGTCATAGAAAAAAAGTGAGCTGAGAAGAGATAATAGGCCAGGGAAACGAAGCAATAAAGTTTATGATGAATTATTTGTCTATTTATATAACTAAAAGTCCACTTGTTGAAGACCCAAAATGCCAAGGACAAAGCATAAATTAATATACAAAAGAAGCTGCACAATAGATTATCGGAATGATTTTAATCGGTTTTACCCCATCAGGCTTGAAAACATTCCAGGGCTGTAGAGAAATTTCCACCACAAGATCAACATTCTCCGATCTTTCACGAAATGAAGGATACTTCTCGCATATGATTTGATAGCTCTATTGTCAGAAGGAAATTATTATATTCTAATTATTAGTAATAACATGGAGCTGAAAGAGAAAAATGTTCAAAAAAAACAATGCGGCTCTATAAACCTGCCTTCATGTACCTCCCTGCTTGTCTCATAAGCCAAACTGGGGGTCTCTCAACATCTCCTCCTCGAACAGCACTAAGCAAAAGGGGTTCAGCGACAGAGGTAGCATTTGGCTCAGAAACAGCCCCTGTATTGAAATTCTGAAGTCATCAATTCTAAGCAAAGCTATGATAGAATCACAGATGCAGAATGCAAAAGCATTCTGAGCcgagaaatgaagagaattaACTGTTCCAGACATCACTGTTATCACATCACATACAACATGATCCAAATTTCATAAGGCCAAGTTTTTGCCTCATATGAGGATACATTTGCAAAGTGGAATACAGGGTAAATTCAAACTCAATTCCATTGCAAATGGAACAAAGGGTAAATTCAAACTTAAATGTTCTATGAACATGCTTTTACCAATTGTGCCATATCAACCTAGATGCGCAGAAGTACGAACAAACTCATTCACCAAAGAAATGCAATTTAGATGACAGGAAAAACCTGCTGAAATCACATTATATTTCATGTCAATAATATCCCACAAAAATGGGTTCTATGGGAAAAATGTCGTGGGAGCTGCATTTCAGCTGCTTCTCCATATCCAACTGCTGCCTTCAAAGCTAAAGTAAATCGCCTATCAAAAACCCAACTTAAAAAACTTCGACTTCGAAGAAACCAAATTATGTACACTGACTCCCCTCTTTCCCTAACTTCCTcggcaaccaaacagaaaattGAGAATTACccagataaaatttaaatgagaaGAAGTCAAATTTACCTTGAAGCGTGCAGCGGACGACCGGAGCCTTCGAAATTGAGGATAAAGGGACGCTTGATTTTCTAGGAGAAGCGGAGAGAGAAGACAGAGAAGAAATTGAAGTAAGGCTGTAAGAGCGAGACATTGCTTATTTCTTATATTTGGTATCTAATTCGATTGAAGGAGCTCAAATAGGCATTGCATTTCTTCCGAGAGCTTTGAAGAAATGTCAAAGCTGAAACTTGTGTATGTGTTCTGGGTATTTGGATTTTGGAGATAGAAGAAGATAAGGGCAATTGGGCAAATTTGCAGTCTTCTGAGATGCGCTTTGACATGTCAGCacaacaaaacaataatttcatcctaaaaaaaccctaatttcatctttaaaataatttttttcctaaaaaaccctaatttcacCTTTTATATTCTATTCTACTTCTTCTAAGTCATTTCTTAAAACATAGAATTATTTTACTGTCCTTACAAAATCCTCCATCTATTTTTTCACATAAGAATGAAATCTACCTACTAAATTATGTCCACTCCTAAAAGTAatcgaaaatgatatatatcccTAAGATATCTATCCCTAACTATCCATGATACACTTTACATGTCATCTTATCTAGTAAACATGCTACATAGATTATGGACCCGTATGAATGATTTCATTAAGGACAGATAGCGCTACCGAAATGTAATTAAATATGATTCTCTCCTCTTAAACTAGACATTTATTAGGCACAAGTCATATGACACAACAAATTCTAAAATAGTTTGTTCAACCTCATTTCTATTAGGggtgttaaaaaaatataacaatgGAATTGACGGTCAAACTGATTGATTGGtcagttattttcaaaaaaagtttACTTAGAATCGACTGATAACCGACCAAAATAACCGAAAAACCAAAATAATCACCGATAACCGACCGATTGGTTGGTTAATTCATCTAAAAAATCGACCGTAACTGACCATTTACACCCCCAAACTTATACCCTCCATGTACATTACTATTAAAGATATCACACTCTCTCCCTACATGTCCATTTAGGTCTCCTAAAAATATCTTCTCCCTACATAGGAGGTCCTGAACAATCTCATTGAGGTCCTCTCAAAATAATTTCTTGGTATTTCTATTTAATCCTATTTGTTGGGTGTAAACACTTAATGACATTAATTATCTTCTTCCCTAAAACCAATTTAGCCATTAAGATTATATTATGTTTCCTTTTTATCTCtccaacattttttttagtttgttaTCTATTATTATACCTACACTACTCCTATTTCTATCATTTTCAGGTACCATTATTTATACTCTATGTTTTCAatctctctaatttttttttcaccttgTAGACCCATTATATTAACCCTGCGTCTAATCATGGTGTCAACTAGctcagttaatttttttttccgatGCAATGCATCATAAGAAACGAACTAACAAAATTCTCATTTGAATTCATGTTTATAGGTCCGCCCCTACTGCAAACCCTCGAACACTTGATAATAACGTTAAAAAATTgtgattaaaattttttttgtataggaCTCGTaaataattaagaaaagatCATAAGACTTAATTACAAAGAGAAATTGGACAACGAAAGAAACAAGTAGGGTGAAAATTAGAAAATGGTATGAATGGTAAGCTTTCTTTATTTATGGAGGAGAATTCTCTATAATCTGCTGCTTCTGTTGGTCCATGAAAGTAGAACCCTTGTTAGCGAATGATCTCCGTAGATTGATAACCGAAAGCTCATACAAACTACGAACTGCAACTGGAAAATATAAACTCAATTCTCCACAATATTATCAATATCCTGTGATTTGATTTAAGAAGAGTAGAACGATTCAATCAAATACTCTAGGAGTTGGTTGTAGCgatatcttcttcttcgtcaCAATCCGActtttatctcaaaagtttgagGTCGGCTACACAAGTCTATGAGAATATCACCGGGAACTCATATCCTAACGGTATTCTCATTTAGACTCATGTTCACAAGTTTGACAAAATTTTATGGCAGCTGTCAACCTACCAACCCTCTTGCTTTTATCTGGGCTTGGAAGGGTTGCGGTCGGTTGGCAAAGAAAAGGTGGTCCAAATTTGAGATGCAAACGGGTCTGTGAAAATCATAAATTGTCTCACAACCCCAAAGCACCCATTCTTTTTAATGTGCTAACCACCAATGCATGTACATATTACACACCTGCATTTCCATCCTCACCCTCCATTGATAACAAATTTTCACAGGCTCTCATTTAttacactttctttttttttggataagttgTCATTTATTACACCCTAATAAGGCAGGCTCATGACCCAATTTTCATTGCTCTTTAGTTCTTGCTATCTACTCCATAAAATGTTGATGGTAAACCACTCGAGTAGTTGAAATCCCaactaattaatattattttatgattttatatacTTCAGTAGGcctttgatatggatttaattgcaagcgcacaaatcgcacaagtaatataaagatgagtaaattatcgttttcactagggatgtgttggcaaaagaaatcaatgtcaaacaagctacaattatgtaaattggagaaaatgattagcgattggtttttgatttttactaaactaattaaaaagaacaaaaacaaatcaaacacaaatatgaaatcaaggatggaaagcactagggtacttaacttcacctcacctatccaattcaattcccttgattccttaatccctaattcatctctcaataatgacaatcgatttcccaacctattcaatgttctattcctagatacatcaaacgtattttcaatataaatccctgttattcctaacaatcggattaatatatcaaaaacccattacgaactatgaaaatcatttagcgattgcataagtcacaaacctatattcctatggttcatgcatcctatgtcatctatggcttgaggcaaaccctagatatctccttccggtctcaatctaggcagcaaatcaattgaatgatggtcaaacactcaaaagcattaatcacacccatagacaatcaagagagaaagagaaatcaagaaataaggaaatcaagtttattgaatcttcaaggtttggttacattaagaccctagtaggaaatctagccactcatggaagcaaaatacatcattaaacaaaggaaatcaaccatagaaactaggatagaaaaggagagaggaaacccccttgtagatcctcttctt is from Tripterygium wilfordii isolate XIE 37 chromosome 14, ASM1340144v1, whole genome shotgun sequence and encodes:
- the LOC120014389 gene encoding uroporphyrinogen decarboxylase, chloroplastic isoform X2 produces the protein MSRSYSLTSISSLSSLSASPRKSSVPLSSISKAPVVRCTLQGAVSEPNATSVAEPLLLSAVRGGDVERPPVWLMRQAGRYMKVILFSDILTPLSGMNIPFDIVKGKGPVIFNPLQTASDVDQVKEFVPEESVPYVGKALTILRKEVDNKAAVLGFVGAPFTLASYVVEGGSSKHFSKIKRLAFSQPKVLHALLQKFSSSMAKYIQYQADNGAQAVQIFDSWATELSPVDFEEFSLPYLTQIVNSVKQTHPHLPLILYASGSGGLLERLVRTGVDVVSLDWTVDMAEGRRRLGADVAVQGNVDPGVLFGSKEFITSRINDTVRKAGRGKHILNLGHGIVVGTPEENVAHFFEVAKGIRY
- the LOC120014389 gene encoding uroporphyrinogen decarboxylase isoform X1, translating into MSRSYSLTSISSLSSLSASPRKSSVPLSSISKAPVVRCTLQGAVSEPNATSVAEPLLLSAVRGGDVERPPVWLMRQAGRYMKSYQIICEKYPSFRERSENVDLVVEISLQPWNVFKPDGVILFSDILTPLSGMNIPFDIVKGKGPVIFNPLQTASDVDQVKEFVPEESVPYVGKALTILRKEVDNKAAVLGFVGAPFTLASYVVEGGSSKHFSKIKRLAFSQPKVLHALLQKFSSSMAKYIQYQADNGAQAVQIFDSWATELSPVDFEEFSLPYLTQIVNSVKQTHPHLPLILYASGSGGLLERLVRTGVDVVSLDWTVDMAEGRRRLGADVAVQGNVDPGVLFGSKEFITSRINDTVRKAGRGKHILNLGHGIVVGTPEENVAHFFEVAKGIRY